Proteins encoded within one genomic window of Desulfovibrio sp. X2:
- a CDS encoding sigma 54-interacting transcriptional regulator, whose protein sequence is MDNTATPQNIALSMRTLKQVLAEIGPGNALQSSMKSLLRILAENMGYKRAFLAIYDQETATLKIGLTHTQAKTSQATYTPGQGVIGQVFESGASIVVPRMKDHPEFLNRAFGRPPEELASLAFICVPVVNTAPDTRETEVLGTLSVDLPALSREILDTHRQFLEVVAGLIAKQVALLQEEMALQRQLLAHGMGLSSEESTLHMPNIVVSSKSMRLVLQQVAQVANSRATVLLRGESGTGKELLAEAIHAASPRAQAQLIKLNCAALPSDLIESELFGHEKGAFTGAVAPKKGMFELANKGTLFLDEIGELSLEAQAKVLRAIQEKEIQRLGSEQTIHVDVRLVTATHRPLEELLQEGRFREDLYYRINVFPIFIPALRERREDILPLAEHFLDLFCKEYQKTIKRISTPAIDMLTQYHWPGNVRELRNCMERATLICDEEVIRSYHLPPSLQTSESSATDTDLSFGEAVAKFEQEILVDALKKAKGNMLQAARDLRVSYRIVNYKVKKYRIDPRKFVTGRRRPKQATGA, encoded by the coding sequence ATGGACAACACCGCCACGCCTCAGAACATCGCGCTGAGCATGCGCACGCTCAAGCAGGTCCTGGCCGAGATCGGCCCGGGCAACGCCCTGCAGTCGAGCATGAAGTCGCTCTTGCGCATCCTGGCCGAGAACATGGGCTACAAGCGCGCCTTCCTGGCCATCTACGACCAGGAGACCGCGACGCTCAAGATCGGCCTGACCCACACCCAGGCCAAGACCAGCCAGGCCACCTACACGCCCGGCCAGGGAGTCATCGGACAGGTCTTCGAGTCCGGCGCCAGCATCGTGGTGCCGCGCATGAAGGACCATCCGGAGTTCCTGAACCGGGCCTTCGGGCGTCCGCCCGAGGAGCTGGCCAGCCTGGCCTTCATCTGCGTGCCCGTGGTCAACACCGCGCCCGACACGCGCGAGACGGAGGTCCTGGGGACCCTGTCAGTGGATCTTCCGGCCCTTTCCCGCGAGATCCTGGACACCCACCGCCAGTTCCTCGAGGTCGTGGCCGGTCTGATCGCCAAACAGGTGGCCCTGCTCCAGGAGGAGATGGCCCTGCAGCGCCAGCTCCTGGCGCACGGCATGGGGCTCTCGAGCGAGGAGAGCACCCTGCACATGCCGAACATCGTGGTCTCCTCCAAGTCCATGCGCCTCGTGCTGCAGCAGGTGGCCCAGGTGGCCAACTCGCGCGCCACGGTGCTTTTGCGCGGCGAATCCGGCACGGGCAAGGAGCTCCTGGCCGAGGCCATCCACGCCGCGAGCCCCCGCGCCCAGGCGCAGCTCATCAAGCTGAACTGCGCCGCCCTGCCCTCGGACCTCATCGAGTCCGAGCTCTTCGGCCACGAGAAGGGCGCCTTCACCGGCGCCGTGGCCCCGAAGAAAGGCATGTTCGAGCTGGCCAACAAGGGCACGCTTTTCCTGGACGAGATCGGCGAGCTCTCCCTCGAGGCGCAGGCCAAGGTGCTGCGCGCCATCCAGGAGAAGGAGATCCAGCGCCTGGGCAGCGAGCAGACCATCCACGTGGACGTGCGCCTGGTCACGGCCACGCACCGCCCGCTGGAGGAACTGCTGCAGGAAGGGCGCTTCCGCGAGGACCTCTACTACCGCATCAACGTCTTCCCGATCTTCATCCCGGCCCTGCGCGAGCGGCGCGAGGACATCCTGCCCCTGGCGGAGCACTTCCTCGACCTGTTCTGCAAGGAATACCAGAAGACCATCAAGCGCATCTCCACTCCGGCCATCGACATGCTCACGCAGTACCACTGGCCCGGAAACGTGCGCGAGCTGCGCAACTGCATGGAGCGCGCGACGCTCATCTGCGACGAGGAGGTCATCCGCTCCTACCACCTGCCGCCGAGCCTGCAGACCTCGGAGTCCTCGGCCACGGACACGGACCTGTCTTTCGGCGAGGCCGTGGCCAAGTTCGAGCAGGAGATCCTGGTGGACGCGCTGAAGAAGGCCAAGGGCAACATGCTCCAGGCCGCCCGCGATCTGCGCGTCAGCTACCGCATCGTCAACTACAAGGTGAAGAAGTACCGCATCGACCCGCGCAAGTTCGTCACCGGCCGCCGCCGCCCCAAGCAGGCCACCGGCGCCTAG
- a CDS encoding indolepyruvate oxidoreductase subunit beta, which translates to MSQTIRTRVFLTGVGGQGTLTATKILAQAALGEGLAVTAGEIHGMAQRGGVVESTVLVGGYRSPRIAHGEAHVLLGFEPLETLRALPYLAPGGLVISSSEAIATIGVSRGKESCPDLSAIEKAVRACAAQSYFIPAISLGKAAGAPQAANMVLLGALCAAERLPFGLARLAETIRARMNPKLHDINLKAIELGAKAVCDAKAA; encoded by the coding sequence ATGAGCCAGACCATACGCACACGCGTCTTCCTCACCGGCGTGGGCGGCCAGGGCACGCTCACGGCCACCAAGATCCTGGCCCAGGCGGCCCTGGGCGAAGGACTGGCCGTCACGGCCGGCGAGATCCACGGCATGGCCCAGCGCGGCGGCGTGGTCGAGTCCACGGTGCTCGTGGGCGGCTACCGCAGCCCGCGCATCGCCCACGGCGAGGCCCACGTGCTCCTCGGCTTCGAGCCGCTGGAGACGCTGCGCGCCCTGCCCTATCTGGCGCCGGGCGGCCTCGTGATCTCCTCGTCCGAGGCCATCGCGACCATCGGCGTGAGCCGCGGCAAGGAGAGCTGCCCCGACCTTTCGGCCATCGAGAAGGCCGTGCGCGCATGCGCCGCGCAGAGCTACTTCATCCCGGCCATCTCGCTGGGCAAGGCGGCCGGCGCCCCCCAGGCCGCGAACATGGTCCTGCTCGGCGCGCTTTGCGCGGCCGAGCGGCTGCCCTTCGGACTGGCGCGCCTGGCCGAGACCATCCGCGCCCGGATGAACCCGAAGCTGCACGACATCAACCTCAAGGCCATCGAGCTCGGCGCCAAAGCCGTGTGCGATGCCAAGGCCGCCTGA
- a CDS encoding glycosyltransferase family 9 protein: MSPADETHDFDAVVVRLGALGDVALTTGVLAWWGRSRNMRFGVITRERFAPLFNGHPAVSRVIALDEAKMQSGWLTMANALAREFGNLPLVDLHANGRTLLLASMWHGKYRKYPKFSLQRRLFRLFRFRAAGKRLLSCTVPQRYALALDDTPPPAGEVLPVITVSEEERAQARAFLREEGLSRPDRPLVALHPYATHPNKAWPEARWIELAGLLEAADVDYVVVGVNRTRFMADEAGPRDLTNASSLRATCALLAEADVCVTGDSGPMHLASGVGTPVVALFGPTTRHWGFFPSGPRDTVLERPLRCRPCDVHGGSTCRKGQECLKTIAATEVMDAVMRLVANVPSL, translated from the coding sequence GTGAGCCCGGCCGACGAGACGCACGATTTCGACGCCGTTGTCGTGCGCCTGGGCGCGCTCGGCGACGTGGCCCTGACCACGGGCGTGCTCGCCTGGTGGGGCCGCAGCAGGAACATGCGCTTCGGCGTGATCACCCGGGAACGCTTCGCCCCCCTCTTCAACGGCCATCCGGCCGTCAGCCGGGTCATCGCCCTGGACGAGGCCAAGATGCAGAGCGGCTGGCTCACCATGGCCAACGCGCTGGCCCGCGAGTTCGGCAACCTGCCGCTCGTGGACCTGCACGCCAACGGCCGCACCCTGCTCCTGGCCTCCATGTGGCACGGAAAATACCGCAAGTACCCGAAATTCTCCCTGCAGCGCCGCCTGTTCAGGCTCTTCCGCTTCCGCGCGGCAGGAAAGCGCCTGCTCTCCTGCACCGTGCCCCAGCGCTACGCCCTGGCCCTGGACGACACCCCGCCCCCGGCCGGGGAAGTCCTCCCCGTGATCACGGTGAGCGAGGAGGAGCGCGCCCAGGCGCGCGCATTCCTGCGCGAGGAAGGGCTGAGCCGCCCGGACCGCCCCCTGGTGGCCCTGCACCCCTACGCCACCCATCCCAACAAGGCCTGGCCCGAGGCGCGCTGGATCGAGCTCGCCGGGCTGCTTGAGGCCGCGGACGTGGACTACGTGGTGGTGGGGGTGAACCGCACCCGGTTCATGGCCGACGAGGCCGGGCCGCGCGACCTGACGAACGCCTCGTCGCTGCGCGCCACCTGCGCCCTGCTGGCCGAGGCGGACGTCTGCGTCACGGGCGACTCCGGCCCCATGCACCTGGCCTCGGGCGTGGGCACGCCCGTGGTGGCCCTCTTCGGACCGACCACGCGGCACTGGGGATTCTTCCCCTCCGGGCCGCGCGACACGGTGCTCGAACGGCCGCTTCGCTGCCGCCCCTGCGACGTGCACGGCGGATCGACCTGCCGCAAGGGGCAGGAGTGCCTGAAGACGATCGCCGCCACCGAGGTCATGGACGCGGTCATGCGTCTCGTGGCGAACGTCCCGTCCCTCTAG
- the nadD gene encoding nicotinate (nicotinamide) nucleotide adenylyltransferase has product MRLGLFGGTFNPVHCGHVRMAVEAREALGLDRVEFVLAARPPHKQGEGILPFALRWRLLSLALCGLEGYAPSLSEQLLEGPSYTVRTLEDYRRRLPDAELHFICGSTDLLCMDKWMRGRDLPMLASLAVLPRPGANRAAARGFVASFWPEAREESPDCWRVPGGREIRLLDAPLLDVSATLVRERFRAGRSLACLLPCRVEAALWAMRRDAEAAWGMSQAPGEGDDRPCSGD; this is encoded by the coding sequence ATGCGGCTCGGCCTCTTCGGCGGGACCTTCAACCCCGTGCACTGCGGCCATGTGCGCATGGCCGTGGAGGCGCGCGAGGCGCTCGGACTCGACCGCGTCGAGTTCGTCCTGGCCGCGCGGCCGCCGCACAAGCAGGGGGAGGGCATCCTGCCCTTCGCGCTGCGCTGGCGGCTGCTCTCCCTCGCCCTGTGCGGCCTTGAGGGGTACGCCCCGAGCCTCTCCGAACAGCTCCTGGAAGGGCCGTCCTACACCGTGCGCACCCTGGAGGACTACCGCAGGCGGCTGCCCGATGCGGAGCTTCATTTCATCTGCGGCTCCACAGACCTCCTGTGCATGGACAAGTGGATGCGCGGCCGCGACCTGCCCATGCTCGCCTCCCTGGCCGTGCTGCCGCGCCCGGGCGCCAACCGTGCCGCAGCGCGCGGCTTCGTGGCCTCCTTCTGGCCGGAAGCCCGCGAGGAATCGCCCGACTGCTGGCGGGTGCCCGGCGGCCGGGAGATCAGGCTGCTCGACGCGCCGCTTCTGGACGTGAGCGCCACCCTGGTGCGCGAGCGCTTCCGCGCCGGGCGCAGCCTCGCCTGCCTGCTGCCCTGCAGGGTCGAGGCGGCGCTTTGGGCCATGCGCCGCGACGCCGAGGCGGCCTGGGGGATGTCCCAGGCGCCGGGCGAAGGCGACGATCGCCCGTGCAGCGGCGACTGA
- the iorA gene encoding indolepyruvate ferredoxin oxidoreductase subunit alpha, with protein MAHPILSGTAGDIELLLGNEAIVRGAVEAGIEVVTCYPGTPSSEAPDTFFRLSPDGKYYFEYSVNEKVALEVGGGAALAGSMTLTTMKHVGVNVAADPLMTLAYVGVPGGLVLLSADDPGCHSSQNEQDNRLYARLAGMPVFEPSTAQEAKDMARDALTLSRVWQQPVLLRTTTRVNHMRGPVTFGDVREPASAGEPVKNPRRFVPVPAVARVRHVELLKKLDEIKAEMEGCRYNEITGKGGVGVVASGISRAYVKDAQDELGLHDALQVLSLGFTYPLPEKLCLEFMSSLKRLVVVEEGEPVLENELRALAQKHGLGVEILGKGFAGLTRLGEYDTRLLAGVLAQAAGVGKPTAHACAASQELLAGLPQRPPNLCSGCPHRASYFAVRQVFGNDAFYSSDIGCYTLGILPPLAAADFLLCMGSSISAGSGFAKASGKPVVAFIGDSTFFHSGITGIVNAVFNRHDLLVVVLDNHTTAMTGHQPNPGVEVHSLGANEAQVDVEAVVRGCGVTEVRTVSPTNLKAMREALEELKAVSGVRVLVAKEPCPLHARRLLGKKFAQVAYIPETTESVRACLDELACPSFKVEADGSVAVDESTCTGCMVCLQVSKDIKARKRGSK; from the coding sequence ATGGCACATCCGATCCTTTCCGGCACTGCCGGTGACATCGAACTGCTGCTCGGCAACGAGGCCATCGTGCGCGGCGCGGTGGAGGCAGGCATCGAAGTGGTGACCTGCTACCCCGGCACCCCGTCGAGCGAGGCGCCCGACACCTTCTTCCGCCTCTCGCCCGACGGGAAGTACTACTTCGAATACTCCGTCAACGAGAAGGTGGCCCTCGAGGTAGGCGGCGGAGCGGCCCTTGCCGGCTCCATGACCCTGACCACCATGAAGCACGTGGGCGTGAACGTGGCCGCCGACCCCCTGATGACGCTCGCCTACGTGGGCGTTCCGGGCGGCCTGGTGCTGCTCTCGGCCGACGATCCGGGCTGCCATTCCAGCCAGAACGAGCAGGACAACCGCCTCTACGCGCGCCTCGCCGGGATGCCGGTCTTCGAGCCCTCCACGGCCCAGGAGGCCAAGGACATGGCCCGCGACGCCCTGACGCTCTCGCGCGTCTGGCAGCAGCCGGTCCTTCTGCGCACCACCACCCGCGTCAACCACATGCGCGGCCCGGTGACCTTCGGCGACGTGCGCGAGCCCGCCTCCGCCGGCGAACCGGTCAAGAACCCGCGCCGCTTCGTGCCCGTGCCCGCCGTGGCCCGCGTGCGCCACGTGGAGCTCCTGAAGAAGCTCGACGAGATCAAGGCCGAGATGGAGGGCTGCCGCTACAACGAGATCACGGGCAAGGGCGGGGTCGGCGTGGTGGCCTCGGGCATCTCCCGGGCTTACGTCAAGGACGCCCAGGACGAACTCGGGCTTCACGACGCGCTGCAGGTCCTCTCCCTCGGCTTCACCTATCCCCTGCCCGAAAAGCTGTGCCTGGAGTTCATGTCCTCGCTCAAGCGGCTCGTGGTGGTCGAGGAAGGCGAGCCCGTGCTCGAGAACGAGCTGCGCGCCCTGGCGCAGAAGCACGGCCTCGGCGTCGAGATCCTGGGCAAGGGCTTCGCCGGGCTCACCAGGCTCGGCGAGTACGACACGCGGCTCCTGGCCGGTGTCCTGGCCCAGGCCGCCGGGGTGGGCAAGCCCACCGCGCACGCCTGCGCCGCGTCCCAGGAACTGCTGGCCGGACTGCCGCAGCGTCCGCCCAACCTCTGCTCCGGCTGTCCGCACCGCGCCTCCTACTTCGCCGTGCGCCAGGTCTTCGGCAACGACGCCTTCTATTCCTCGGACATCGGCTGCTACACGCTCGGCATACTGCCGCCGCTCGCGGCCGCGGACTTCCTGCTCTGCATGGGCTCGAGCATCAGCGCGGGCTCGGGCTTCGCCAAGGCGTCCGGCAAGCCGGTGGTGGCCTTCATCGGCGACTCAACCTTCTTCCATTCCGGCATCACCGGCATCGTCAACGCGGTCTTCAACCGCCACGACCTGCTCGTGGTCGTCCTGGACAACCACACCACGGCCATGACCGGCCACCAGCCCAACCCGGGCGTGGAGGTCCACAGCCTGGGCGCCAACGAGGCCCAGGTGGACGTGGAAGCCGTGGTGCGCGGCTGCGGCGTCACCGAGGTGCGCACCGTGAGCCCGACGAACCTGAAGGCCATGCGCGAGGCCCTGGAAGAGCTGAAGGCCGTCTCCGGCGTGCGCGTCCTGGTGGCCAAGGAGCCCTGCCCGCTGCACGCGAGAAGGCTCCTGGGCAAGAAGTTCGCCCAGGTGGCCTACATCCCCGAGACCACCGAGTCCGTGCGCGCCTGCCTGGACGAGCTGGCCTGCCCCTCCTTCAAGGTCGAGGCCGACGGCAGCGTCGCCGTGGACGAGAGCACCTGCACCGGCTGCATGGTCTGCCTGCAGGTTTCCAAGGACATCAAGGCCCGCAAGAGGGGGAGCAAATGA
- the waaF gene encoding lipopolysaccharide heptosyltransferase II, translating to MTAQNKRQTGPFHRIALWQTAFLGDAVLTLPLAQALHQAWPEADMHFYVRKGLGPLFSAQPQFAAVHEVDKRGGDSGAAGAWRIGRRLAAQDFDLLVSAHTSFRSAIVSFASRIPVRLGYDAPLYNRLAYTMTCPRRFEERDEIERLLGLAEALGIPAADSWPRIALPPVALEAAGRILSGLRDRPFVGLHPGSVWPTKRWPTAHFSRLADMALASGASVLLFAGPGEEATAAEVIEGMRGKDSPRLVNLAGRLSLPDLAAVIGRLDVYVTGDSGPMHLSWAQGTPTVAVFGPTVRSLGFFPRGGHSRVLELDLPCRPCGLHGPKECPQGHHRCMLGITPEEAWSAVADALHRSDGKSERQADEGRGETP from the coding sequence ATGACAGCGCAGAACAAAAGACAAACCGGCCCGTTCCACCGCATCGCCCTGTGGCAGACGGCCTTCCTCGGCGACGCGGTGCTCACCCTGCCCCTGGCCCAGGCCCTGCACCAGGCCTGGCCCGAGGCGGACATGCATTTCTACGTGCGCAAGGGGCTCGGCCCCCTGTTCTCGGCCCAGCCGCAGTTCGCGGCCGTGCACGAGGTGGACAAGCGGGGCGGTGATTCCGGCGCGGCAGGCGCCTGGCGCATCGGCCGCCGCCTGGCCGCGCAGGATTTCGACCTCCTGGTCTCGGCGCACACGAGCTTCAGAAGCGCCATCGTGTCCTTCGCCAGCCGCATCCCCGTGCGCCTGGGCTACGACGCCCCGCTCTACAACCGGCTGGCCTACACCATGACCTGCCCCCGCCGGTTCGAGGAACGCGACGAGATCGAGCGCCTGCTCGGCCTGGCCGAGGCCCTGGGCATACCGGCCGCGGATTCCTGGCCGCGCATCGCCCTGCCCCCCGTGGCCTTGGAGGCCGCCGGACGCATCCTCTCCGGCCTGCGCGACCGCCCCTTCGTGGGGCTGCACCCGGGCTCGGTCTGGCCGACCAAGCGCTGGCCCACCGCCCATTTCTCGCGCCTGGCCGACATGGCCCTGGCCTCGGGCGCCAGCGTGCTGCTCTTCGCCGGACCGGGCGAGGAGGCGACCGCGGCCGAGGTCATCGAGGGCATGCGCGGCAAGGACTCGCCGCGCCTCGTGAACCTCGCGGGGCGCCTCTCCCTGCCGGACCTTGCCGCGGTGATCGGCCGCCTGGACGTCTACGTCACGGGCGACTCCGGCCCCATGCACCTTTCCTGGGCGCAGGGCACGCCCACCGTGGCCGTCTTCGGCCCCACGGTGCGCTCGCTCGGCTTCTTCCCGCGCGGCGGACACAGCCGCGTGCTCGAGCTCGACCTGCCCTGCCGCCCCTGCGGGCTGCACGGCCCCAAGGAATGCCCGCAGGGCCACCACCGCTGCATGCTCGGCATCACGCCCGAGGAGGCCTGGAGCGCCGTGGCCGACGCCCTGCACCGCAGCGACGGAAAGAGCGAGAGACAGGCTGACGAGGGCCGGGGGGAGACGCCGTGA
- a CDS encoding glutamate-5-semialdehyde dehydrogenase → MDMQETMRSVAAGAREASRAMAGAGGAQKDAVLLATARLLDERRQALRAANAKDVEAARAGGMDAAKLDRLTLSDKVIDSMIQACREVAGQSDPVGEIEAMSKRPNGLLVGRMRVPLGVICMIYESRPNVTIDAAILCLKAGNAVILRGGSEAFNSNQALGAVLRDALAEQGLPPDVAQILATTDRAAVSHLLKLDEYIDVVIPRGGEGLIRAVVEQATMPVLKHYKGVCHLYVDRDADLDEALAITFNAKVQRPGVCNALECLLVNESEAEALLPRVGEKLGGAGVSFRACPASLPLLGKTAEPASPGDFGHEFHSLVLAVKVVPDMDAALDHIARNGSNHTEAICTRDHGRAMRFLREADASLVLVNASTRFNDGGELGLGAEIGISTSKLHAYGPMGVRELTATKFVAFGEGQVRG, encoded by the coding sequence ATGGACATGCAGGAGACGATGCGCAGCGTGGCGGCCGGAGCCAGGGAGGCCTCTCGGGCCATGGCCGGAGCGGGCGGAGCGCAGAAGGACGCGGTCCTGCTCGCCACCGCGCGGCTCTTGGACGAGCGCCGCCAGGCGCTGCGCGCGGCCAACGCCAAGGACGTCGAGGCCGCCAGGGCCGGAGGCATGGACGCCGCCAAGCTGGACCGCCTGACCCTGTCCGACAAGGTCATCGACTCCATGATCCAGGCCTGCCGCGAGGTGGCGGGCCAGTCCGATCCCGTGGGCGAGATCGAAGCCATGTCCAAGCGGCCCAACGGCCTGCTCGTGGGCCGCATGCGCGTGCCGCTCGGCGTCATCTGCATGATCTACGAGTCGCGGCCCAACGTGACCATCGATGCCGCCATACTCTGCCTCAAGGCGGGCAACGCGGTCATCCTGCGCGGCGGTTCCGAGGCCTTCAACTCCAACCAGGCGCTCGGCGCCGTGCTGCGCGACGCCCTGGCCGAGCAGGGGCTGCCGCCCGACGTGGCCCAGATACTCGCCACCACCGACCGCGCGGCGGTCTCGCATCTGCTGAAGCTCGACGAGTACATCGACGTGGTCATCCCGCGCGGCGGCGAGGGGCTCATCCGCGCCGTGGTCGAGCAGGCCACCATGCCGGTGCTCAAGCACTACAAGGGTGTCTGCCATCTTTATGTGGACCGGGACGCGGACCTCGACGAGGCGCTCGCCATCACCTTCAACGCCAAGGTGCAGCGCCCCGGCGTGTGCAACGCCCTGGAGTGCCTGCTGGTGAACGAGTCCGAGGCCGAGGCCCTCCTGCCCCGCGTGGGCGAAAAGCTCGGCGGCGCGGGCGTCTCCTTCCGCGCCTGCCCGGCCTCCCTGCCCCTGCTGGGCAAGACGGCCGAGCCCGCCTCGCCCGGTGATTTCGGCCACGAGTTCCACTCCCTGGTCCTCGCGGTCAAGGTCGTGCCGGACATGGACGCGGCCCTCGACCACATCGCGCGCAACGGCTCGAACCACACCGAGGCCATCTGCACCCGCGACCACGGCCGGGCCATGCGCTTTCTGCGCGAGGCCGACGCCTCGCTCGTGCTGGTCAACGCCTCCACGCGCTTCAACGACGGCGGCGAGCTCGGCCTCGGCGCGGAGATCGGCATCTCCACCTCCAAGCTGCACGCCTACGGCCCCATGGGGGTGCGGGAGTTGACCGCGACCAAGTTCGTGGCCTTCGGCGAGGGGCAGGTCCGCGGCTGA
- a CDS encoding tetratricopeptide repeat protein — translation MSPETSKQPSVPSFAAELGLPDWLAANLKPIVAAMITAVIVAGAIGIWDWQKERSTSKANDELGTILLEKTGTERVKALEAFAAGAPASVRVNALFSLADAAMQAKQYDAAAAAYATLAKETSPALSVAATLGQAGALLQAGKAKESLGLLLALKDKAPAGFNGIVAMQTAAAAEAAGDPKAALAAYEALQAQSAGNPNPYFESKIAQFKAQTTPKS, via the coding sequence ATGTCCCCTGAAACGAGCAAGCAGCCTTCCGTTCCCTCCTTCGCCGCCGAACTCGGTCTGCCCGACTGGCTGGCCGCCAACCTGAAGCCCATCGTCGCGGCCATGATCACGGCCGTCATCGTGGCCGGGGCCATCGGCATCTGGGACTGGCAGAAGGAGCGCTCGACCAGCAAGGCCAACGACGAGTTGGGGACCATCCTCCTGGAGAAGACCGGCACCGAGCGCGTCAAGGCGCTGGAGGCCTTCGCCGCGGGCGCGCCCGCCTCGGTGCGCGTGAACGCCCTCTTCTCCCTGGCCGACGCGGCCATGCAGGCCAAGCAGTACGACGCCGCGGCCGCCGCATACGCCACGCTCGCGAAGGAGACCTCCCCGGCCCTGTCCGTGGCCGCCACCCTCGGCCAGGCCGGAGCGCTGCTCCAGGCGGGCAAGGCCAAGGAATCCCTCGGCCTGCTCCTGGCGCTCAAGGACAAGGCCCCGGCCGGGTTCAACGGCATCGTCGCCATGCAGACCGCGGCGGCGGCCGAGGCGGCCGGAGATCCCAAGGCGGCGCTCGCGGCCTACGAGGCCCTGCAGGCCCAAAGCGCGGGCAATCCCAATCCCTATTTCGAAAGCAAGATCGCCCAGTTCAAGGCGCAGACCACGCCCAAGTCCTAA
- the cfa gene encoding cyclopropane fatty acyl phospholipid synthase, which produces MNNAKSVFSELLAGAGVALDGPAPWDMHVHDERLYPRVLTRKNLALGEGYMAGWWDCERIDELIHRLVRSHAAQKVHGGLRFVCAVLPAVILNLQTPARARVVAERHYDLGNDLFAAFLDPYRQYSCAYFKDTDDLPEAQKNKMRLICDKLGLRPGERLLDIGCGWGGLSRFAAEEYGVSVVGVTISREQAAFGRKFCAGLPVDIRLADYRTLSEPFDKIVSVGMFEHVGYRNYREFMRVAARCLEPGGVFLLHTIGSNVSTRWCDPWIARYIFPNGMLPSTAQIARAAEGLFVVEDVQNLGPHYDRTLMCWLDNFRAAWPGLRERYGETFRRMWEYYLQSCAGAFRARDIQLWQTVFTAPGTAQPRCRPVCA; this is translated from the coding sequence ATGAACAACGCAAAATCCGTCTTCAGCGAACTTCTGGCCGGGGCCGGAGTGGCCCTGGACGGTCCGGCGCCCTGGGACATGCACGTCCACGACGAGCGCCTCTACCCCCGGGTGCTGACCCGCAAGAACCTCGCCCTGGGCGAGGGCTACATGGCCGGATGGTGGGACTGCGAGCGCATCGACGAGCTCATCCACCGCCTGGTGCGCTCCCACGCGGCCCAAAAGGTCCACGGGGGGCTGCGCTTCGTGTGCGCCGTCCTGCCCGCTGTGATCCTCAATCTCCAGACTCCGGCGCGGGCCCGCGTGGTGGCCGAGCGCCACTACGACCTGGGGAACGACCTCTTCGCCGCCTTTCTCGACCCCTACCGCCAGTACAGCTGCGCCTACTTCAAGGACACGGACGACCTGCCCGAGGCGCAGAAGAACAAGATGCGCCTCATCTGCGACAAGCTCGGCCTGCGCCCGGGCGAACGTCTGCTCGACATCGGCTGCGGCTGGGGAGGGCTCTCCCGCTTCGCGGCCGAGGAATACGGGGTTTCAGTCGTGGGCGTGACCATCTCCAGGGAGCAGGCGGCCTTCGGCAGGAAATTCTGCGCGGGTCTGCCCGTGGACATCCGCCTGGCCGACTACCGCACGCTTTCCGAGCCCTTCGACAAGATCGTCTCCGTGGGCATGTTCGAGCACGTGGGCTACCGCAACTACCGCGAGTTCATGCGCGTGGCCGCCCGCTGCCTCGAGCCCGGCGGCGTCTTCCTGCTGCACACCATCGGCAGCAACGTCTCCACCAGATGGTGCGACCCCTGGATCGCCCGCTACATCTTCCCCAACGGCATGCTGCCGAGCACGGCCCAGATAGCCAGGGCGGCGGAGGGGCTCTTCGTGGTGGAGGACGTGCAGAACCTGGGTCCGCACTACGACAGGACGCTGATGTGCTGGCTGGACAACTTCCGCGCCGCCTGGCCGGGCTTGCGCGAACGCTACGGCGAGACCTTCCGCCGCATGTGGGAGTACTACCTGCAGTCGTGCGCGGGCGCCTTCAGGGCCCGGGACATCCAGCTCTGGCAGACGGTCTTCACCGCGCCGGGCACGGCCCAGCCTCGCTGCCGTCCGGTCTGCGCCTGA